The following proteins are co-located in the Chitinophagales bacterium genome:
- a CDS encoding adenylate/guanylate cyclase domain-containing protein → MKQPLDELIKMLQQANPLSAGERALLEDTLKQQQRELDIEASLEKVRAIALGMNQPADMLEICKTISKELTTLGVKAIRNVQTAIFHEEKEIYLNFEYYSKHDKTVFTETEYRNHPLHNEFAQQMLKGAGEVFIRTISKKELPDWITYQKTTNVFIDSFLESASSLTYYWHSLGPVALGMSTYELLHEEEIALFRRFRNVFELSYRRYLDIEKAETQAREAQIETSLERVRAVALGMRTPDDLLNICETLFHELLALGFSGMRNAMINIHNDEKKSFINYDFSDEIGRSTNHLTYTIHPLVEKQIKKIRSANDAFSETYFTGKDLEEWKKFRKLIGEKDDPRLNQNSGLYYYFYSIGIGSIGISTFGAISDEKIAMLKRFRNVFHLSYQRYTDIAKAEAQAKEARLEASLEKVRAQSMAMHTTAELKTVGETIYHELRSLGFADIRNTEIIINKDEQEAIVSYYCDYGVCGTIEIGYKANPILQQWANDLKKASDAFVPVVISEKEMPGWRKFREEIGYLPDEKLNAAASVYYYSWSTGLGALSVSSFAPVSEEQMKMLARFRNVFALAYRRYVDVALAETQAREAQIELALERVRARTMAMQRSDELREVIQTVYEQLVHLSVDTDHTGFILDYKERDDFHSWIADQFGTPSEVTIPYFDCIYYNRFKEAKEKGTDFFATTLNLEEKNSFYRELFKHVPGFPEESKKIIFSHPGFSISTVLLQDVALYIENFTGIPYSEDDNDILKRFGKVFQQTYTRFLDLRKAEAQARESQIELALERVRARTMAMQRSDELIATTAVLFEQFRQLGENVEQISIGIFGEEENTIEVSATYHASPLKRIFKAHINDWPLFEQIYTLWKSGAKSGSVELKGKELHDYNRYRSELSGTQFGNENESPDDRWIINIASFSKGIISFSKDEPAEEETIQLLERFAKVFDLTYTRFLDLQKAEAQAHEAQIEASLERVRASAMAMHNSDDLTGAAGTVFTELNKLGIHTIRSGFVLLTRESRRAKLYPATSFDKAITLSFTGEFDFIGHPVFEQQYESWLKQENYFPVLEGETLVSYYRMLSEALAVSFDQYLKTDKQFGSFLPFTDGFLFTWGTVPASTAETAILTRFKTILDLTIRRYADLKKAEALVAQSLIEERKLREEKERADKLLLNILPAEIAEELKQFGKSYARKHDEVTILFADIKGFSSIAETLSAQELVTQLDECFRAFDHIVDKHGLEKIKTVGDAYVCACGLPNPVADHATKTIRAALDMMNFIRGFSITRTIQDLPAFDFRIGIHTGPVVTGVVGLKKFTYDIWGDAVNMAARMEQHGEAGKINISESTHTLVKDKFKCTARGKIPAKNKGEVEMYFVEDLR, encoded by the coding sequence ATGAAACAGCCACTCGATGAACTGATCAAAATGCTTCAGCAGGCAAACCCTTTGTCAGCCGGTGAGCGTGCCTTATTGGAGGATACACTGAAGCAACAACAGCGGGAACTCGACATCGAAGCATCACTGGAAAAGGTCCGCGCCATTGCCTTAGGTATGAATCAACCTGCAGACATGCTCGAAATCTGCAAGACCATCAGTAAGGAACTGACAACCCTGGGCGTGAAAGCAATACGCAATGTGCAAACGGCGATTTTTCATGAAGAGAAAGAAATCTACCTCAACTTCGAATATTACTCAAAGCACGACAAGACTGTTTTTACAGAAACGGAATACCGGAATCATCCGCTGCACAATGAATTCGCCCAACAGATGCTGAAAGGCGCCGGTGAAGTATTCATTCGCACCATCAGCAAAAAAGAGTTGCCGGATTGGATTACATATCAGAAAACAACCAATGTATTCATTGATTCATTTCTCGAATCGGCATCTTCACTCACCTATTACTGGCATTCTCTTGGTCCGGTTGCGCTGGGCATGTCAACGTATGAGCTGTTGCATGAGGAAGAGATTGCATTGTTCAGACGATTCAGGAACGTCTTTGAACTTTCTTATCGGCGCTATCTTGATATAGAGAAGGCCGAAACACAGGCACGTGAAGCGCAGATTGAAACATCCCTCGAACGCGTGCGCGCCGTTGCACTGGGTATGCGAACACCCGATGATCTGCTGAATATCTGCGAAACACTCTTTCATGAGTTGCTTGCACTCGGTTTTTCGGGGATGCGTAATGCCATGATCAACATACACAATGATGAGAAGAAATCATTCATCAACTATGATTTTTCTGATGAGATAGGAAGAAGCACGAATCACCTGACATACACGATTCATCCGCTCGTTGAAAAGCAAATCAAAAAAATCCGCAGTGCGAATGATGCATTTTCAGAAACGTATTTCACCGGAAAAGATTTAGAGGAGTGGAAGAAATTCAGAAAGCTCATTGGAGAAAAAGATGATCCGCGGTTGAATCAAAACTCAGGACTCTATTACTATTTCTATTCAATCGGCATCGGTTCAATCGGCATTTCCACATTCGGTGCCATCAGCGACGAAAAGATAGCCATGCTGAAACGGTTCAGAAACGTGTTTCATCTGTCGTATCAGCGATACACTGATATCGCAAAAGCGGAAGCGCAAGCCAAAGAAGCACGGCTCGAAGCATCACTCGAGAAAGTGCGGGCGCAGTCCATGGCTATGCATACGACAGCGGAACTGAAAACTGTAGGCGAAACAATCTACCATGAACTGAGATCACTCGGCTTCGCTGATATCCGCAACACGGAGATCATCATTAATAAAGATGAGCAGGAAGCCATAGTTAGCTACTACTGCGACTACGGAGTTTGCGGCACGATCGAGATTGGATACAAAGCAAATCCCATTCTGCAACAATGGGCAAATGATCTGAAGAAAGCAAGCGATGCCTTTGTTCCCGTAGTCATCTCAGAAAAAGAAATGCCCGGCTGGAGAAAATTCAGAGAGGAAATCGGTTACCTGCCGGATGAAAAACTCAATGCCGCTGCTTCGGTTTATTACTACTCCTGGTCAACAGGGCTTGGTGCGCTGAGTGTTTCATCCTTTGCTCCGGTCAGCGAAGAGCAAATGAAAATGCTGGCTCGCTTCCGGAATGTGTTTGCACTCGCGTATCGAAGGTATGTGGATGTGGCGCTTGCAGAAACGCAGGCGCGTGAAGCGCAGATCGAACTCGCACTGGAGAGAGTTCGTGCAAGAACGATGGCCATGCAAAGAAGCGACGAACTGAGGGAGGTCATTCAGACTGTATACGAACAACTAGTTCATCTGTCTGTTGATACTGACCATACAGGATTTATTCTGGATTACAAGGAAAGAGATGATTTCCATAGCTGGATAGCAGATCAGTTCGGAACTCCGTCAGAGGTAACGATTCCATATTTTGATTGCATCTATTACAATCGTTTTAAAGAAGCAAAAGAAAAGGGAACAGATTTTTTTGCCACCACCCTTAACCTCGAAGAAAAAAACAGTTTTTACAGAGAGCTGTTTAAACATGTTCCCGGTTTTCCGGAGGAATCAAAAAAAATCATTTTCAGCCATCCGGGTTTTTCCATTTCCACTGTGTTACTGCAGGATGTTGCCCTGTATATCGAGAACTTTACCGGCATTCCCTATTCAGAGGACGATAATGACATCTTGAAGCGATTCGGAAAAGTTTTCCAGCAGACCTACACCCGTTTCCTCGACTTGCGAAAAGCAGAAGCACAGGCGCGCGAATCACAGATTGAATTAGCGCTTGAACGCGTCCGCGCAAGAACGATGGCCATGCAGCGCAGCGATGAGCTTATAGCAACCACTGCTGTTCTCTTTGAACAATTCAGGCAGCTGGGAGAAAACGTGGAACAGATATCAATCGGAATATTCGGCGAAGAAGAAAACACCATCGAAGTATCAGCTACATATCATGCCAGTCCGTTGAAGCGGATTTTTAAAGCACATATCAATGACTGGCCGCTGTTTGAACAGATTTACACGTTATGGAAATCAGGCGCAAAATCAGGAAGTGTGGAGTTAAAAGGAAAGGAGTTGCATGACTACAACCGTTATCGCAGTGAACTTTCCGGTACGCAGTTCGGCAACGAAAATGAATCACCTGATGATCGCTGGATCATCAACATAGCGAGCTTCTCAAAAGGCATCATCTCTTTTTCAAAAGATGAACCTGCGGAGGAAGAAACCATTCAATTACTGGAGCGCTTCGCCAAAGTTTTCGATCTAACCTACACCCGTTTCCTCGATCTGCAAAAAGCAGAGGCGCAGGCGCATGAGGCGCAGATTGAGGCATCGCTGGAAAGAGTGAGAGCCAGCGCCATGGCCATGCATAACAGCGACGACCTCACCGGAGCGGCCGGCACTGTTTTTACAGAACTGAACAAGCTGGGCATCCATACCATCCGGAGCGGATTTGTGTTGCTTACCAGGGAATCGCGCAGGGCGAAACTGTATCCTGCAACATCATTCGATAAAGCCATCACACTTTCTTTCACCGGCGAATTTGATTTTATCGGTCACCCGGTTTTTGAACAGCAATATGAAAGCTGGCTGAAGCAGGAGAACTATTTTCCGGTGCTCGAGGGAGAGACGCTCGTTTCATATTACCGGATGCTTTCCGAAGCGCTGGCTGTTTCTTTTGATCAGTACCTGAAGACTGACAAGCAGTTCGGCAGTTTCCTTCCGTTCACAGACGGCTTCCTGTTTACGTGGGGTACGGTGCCGGCGTCCACAGCGGAAACCGCTATTCTCACTCGTTTCAAAACCATTCTTGACCTCACGATCCGGCGCTATGCCGATCTGAAAAAGGCGGAAGCGCTGGTGGCGCAGTCGTTGATTGAAGAACGGAAGCTGCGCGAAGAGAAAGAGCGCGCCGACAAATTACTGCTGAATATTCTCCCTGCAGAAATTGCGGAAGAACTAAAGCAGTTTGGAAAGTCCTATGCGCGTAAGCACGATGAAGTCACAATTCTCTTCGCCGACATCAAAGGATTTTCTTCCATTGCCGAAACACTCTCCGCGCAGGAACTCGTCACGCAGCTTGATGAATGTTTCCGCGCCTTCGATCATATAGTTGACAAGCACGGCCTGGAAAAAATAAAAACGGTCGGTGATGCTTACGTCTGCGCCTGCGGTCTCCCGAATCCTGTAGCAGATCACGCCACAAAAACCATCCGCGCTGCACTTGACATGATGAACTTCATCAGAGGATTTTCCATCACGCGCACTATACAGGATCTGCCGGCATTTGATTTCCGTATCGGCATTCACACCGGGCCTGTTGTTACGGGAGTAGTCGGTTTGAAAAAATTCACCTACGACATCTGGGGCGATGCCGTCAACATGGCCGCCCGCATGGAACAACATGGCGAAGCCGGAAAAATAAATATCTCGGAAAGCACGCATACGCTTGTGAAAGACAAATTCAAATGCACCGCGCGCGGCAAAATCCCGGCGAAGAACAAAGGGGAGGTGGAGATGTATTTTGTGGAAGATCTCCGTTAA
- a CDS encoding T9SS type A sorting domain-containing protein, translating into MKKFLWLLIVAMLATVNLLFAETEPNDTKSQASKINLNSSATGAINPAADGDWWKVATNKDGILSLSLTSISGTYIWVSLYDNDGTSLLTQAYSYTVATISMDGLSPGTYYVYIHCFYNTDVCDYSLSNALTLAPLSNDPEPNGTFAQAIPLSVNATVTGHIGYYFNHVRDTSDWYQVTTAADGRLTLALSVSNGQYVYWQLFDGNGTTYLNGAYTSTSGAYSTDGLAAGNYYVRIICFYSSSFAPYTLTDSLFLPAQQPDTEPNGTIGQAIGFPLNSTLSGHIGYYHNTVRDTVDWYKIVTNEDGMITLSLNIYNSQYVWWQLFDTDGITLLASTFTSSSGVISKDGLAAGTYYARIICYYNSGFAPYTLSNGLSLYQYADDGLFNEHALNASTLPANYGTSGHVGFRSNGGAKDLIDWWKINYTGNGNATITLNFEKRLDAGYSPYTYMQVYKDTLTSPVFSSYNSSGTVTANLSSLSQGTYYIAVFLYYNTEWVSYQLTPAWTQTNCVTAVTATKVHSGSTCTNSYITFQATGGSGQLYLQLYHYGEAVGTPVAADATGSHKFNQLEPGSYTCRGFSDGATGDCYATSAVKKVVPVVTGLSATDIGKKSVDLSWTTFSCVDYYLLRYREAGTSKWTKKTTDGNVGTFHVTQLTPGTNYEFRVAANDSANGQTAKGAYSDFGYFTTLSSTGKSTDLLQGDQELLSIYPNPVTSVLEITFVNETDGNILLRLTDVNGKVVFSNRQNLAAGTVHQSVDLTRFQSGMYQLQIITAGGRVMHQSIVKVNE; encoded by the coding sequence ATGAAAAAGTTTCTATGGTTACTTATCGTCGCAATGCTGGCAACAGTGAATTTGCTTTTTGCAGAAACTGAACCTAACGATACAAAGTCACAGGCCAGCAAGATAAACCTCAACAGCAGTGCTACCGGCGCTATCAATCCAGCTGCAGATGGTGATTGGTGGAAGGTTGCCACCAATAAGGATGGTATACTCAGCCTTTCACTTACTTCCATTTCGGGTACTTACATCTGGGTATCGCTCTACGATAATGACGGCACCTCGCTGCTTACACAGGCATATTCTTATACCGTTGCCACCATCTCCATGGATGGCCTCTCACCGGGTACTTACTACGTTTACATTCATTGCTTCTACAATACGGACGTTTGTGACTATTCGCTGTCCAATGCACTCACCCTTGCACCGCTCAGCAATGATCCGGAACCGAACGGCACATTCGCGCAGGCCATTCCCTTGTCCGTAAATGCAACCGTTACAGGGCATATTGGCTATTACTTCAATCATGTAAGGGATACATCCGACTGGTACCAGGTCACCACCGCAGCAGACGGCAGGCTGACGCTTGCATTATCTGTATCCAACGGACAATATGTTTACTGGCAGTTATTTGATGGTAATGGAACTACTTACCTCAATGGTGCATATACCAGCACTTCCGGCGCGTACAGTACCGACGGGCTGGCTGCTGGTAACTATTATGTGCGCATAATCTGCTTTTACAGCAGCTCATTCGCGCCATATACACTCACCGACAGCCTGTTCCTTCCCGCACAACAACCGGATACCGAACCCAATGGCACGATAGGACAGGCCATAGGTTTTCCTCTCAACAGCACCCTGTCAGGCCATATCGGTTATTACCATAATACCGTCCGTGATACAGTTGACTGGTATAAGATCGTAACCAACGAGGATGGCATGATTACCCTTTCACTAAATATATATAATAGTCAATATGTTTGGTGGCAGTTGTTTGACACAGATGGCATCACCTTGTTAGCCAGCACCTTTACCAGTTCCAGCGGCGTCATTTCCAAGGATGGATTGGCAGCAGGAACGTACTATGCCAGAATCATCTGCTATTACAATTCCGGCTTTGCACCCTACACGCTGAGCAATGGTTTATCGTTGTACCAGTATGCTGATGACGGGCTTTTTAATGAACATGCCCTGAATGCCTCCACCTTACCGGCGAACTATGGTACAAGCGGACATGTTGGATTCAGGTCTAACGGAGGCGCGAAAGATCTCATCGACTGGTGGAAAATAAATTACACCGGCAATGGCAATGCTACCATTACATTGAACTTCGAAAAAAGGTTAGATGCCGGTTATAGTCCATATACGTACATGCAGGTGTACAAGGATACGCTTACCAGCCCGGTCTTCAGTAGCTACAACAGTTCCGGCACGGTTACTGCCAACTTAAGTAGTTTATCACAAGGAACTTACTACATCGCCGTATTCCTCTATTACAATACGGAATGGGTTTCCTATCAGCTTACGCCGGCCTGGACGCAAACGAACTGTGTTACTGCGGTAACAGCCACCAAGGTACATTCAGGATCAACGTGTACCAACAGCTATATCACCTTCCAGGCAACAGGCGGATCAGGCCAGTTGTACCTGCAACTCTACCATTACGGCGAAGCAGTGGGAACACCTGTTGCAGCCGATGCCACCGGCTCTCATAAGTTTAATCAGCTTGAACCGGGCAGCTATACGTGCAGGGGATTTTCCGATGGTGCCACCGGCGATTGCTATGCAACAAGCGCCGTGAAGAAAGTGGTGCCGGTGGTTACCGGCTTGTCGGCAACCGACATTGGTAAAAAGAGTGTTGATCTCAGCTGGACCACTTTCAGCTGTGTTGATTACTACCTGTTGCGCTACCGCGAAGCGGGCACCAGTAAATGGACGAAAAAAACCACGGATGGCAACGTGGGCACCTTCCATGTAACACAACTCACGCCCGGCACTAACTATGAGTTCCGTGTAGCAGCGAATGATTCTGCCAACGGGCAAACAGCTAAAGGCGCCTATTCGGATTTCGGTTATTTTACCACGCTGTCATCAACAGGAAAATCCACGGACCTGTTACAGGGTGATCAGGAGTTGTTGAGTATCTATCCTAATCCTGTTACCTCCGTTTTGGAAATCACATTCGTGAATGAGACAGACGGTAATATTCTCCTGCGCCTGACCGATGTTAACGGGAAGGTTGTATTTTCCAACCGGCAAAATCTTGCAGCCGGCACGGTTCATCAGTCAGTTGATCTTACCCGCTTTCAAAGCGGAATGTATCAGTTACAGATCATCACGGCAGGTGGCCGCGTCATGCATCAATCAATCGTGAAAGTAAATGAATGA
- a CDS encoding catalase yields MKSEKKKLTSASGIPYTEHENSLTAGPRGPILLQDYMLHEKMAHFNRERIPERVVHAKGTGAFGKFTVTHDITRFTRAKLFDKPGKETKVFVRFSTVGGEKGSADAERDPRGFAVKFYTEDGNWDLAGNNTPVFFIKDPKKFSDFIHTQKRDTKTNCKSPTMMWDFWSLNPECMHQLLILMSDRGTPQSYRFMHGFGSHTFSFINNRHEKFWVKFHFISQQGIKNFTDAEAVNMKGKDPDHAQRDLVTAIEKGGFPRWTMKVQIMTEQEAKNYRWNPFDVTKVWPHKDYPLVDVGVLELNEVPENYFRDVEQVAFAPSNVVDGIGYSPDKMLQGRLLSYPDAQRYRLGVNFEQIPVNRCPYEVNNYHRDGQMRIDENGGSTANYWPNSFDPLPVDHDYKQLPLHLDSTLADWYDRNAPGENDHYTQPGILFRAVLDNEQKLHTINNIVVAMKGITGPKKEEITHRMLHHWYMVDINLGSAIAKGLGMHNAPLALPAEKKANLVVA; encoded by the coding sequence ATGAAAAGCGAAAAGAAGAAACTGACCTCTGCGTCGGGCATTCCATATACAGAACACGAAAACTCCTTAACAGCCGGTCCGCGCGGTCCCATCCTGCTGCAGGATTATATGCTTCATGAGAAGATGGCACACTTCAACCGGGAACGTATTCCTGAAAGAGTGGTACATGCTAAAGGCACCGGCGCATTCGGCAAGTTCACTGTCACCCATGATATCACGCGTTTTACAAGGGCGAAACTCTTCGATAAACCGGGCAAGGAAACAAAGGTGTTTGTCCGCTTCTCCACGGTGGGTGGTGAAAAAGGATCTGCTGATGCCGAACGTGATCCGCGTGGCTTCGCTGTAAAATTTTATACGGAAGACGGCAACTGGGATCTCGCCGGCAACAACACACCGGTCTTCTTTATCAAAGACCCGAAAAAATTCAGCGACTTCATCCATACCCAAAAAAGAGATACGAAAACAAATTGCAAGAGCCCAACGATGATGTGGGATTTCTGGTCGTTGAATCCTGAATGCATGCACCAGTTACTCATCCTCATGAGCGACCGCGGAACACCGCAGAGCTATCGTTTCATGCATGGATTCGGCAGCCATACTTTTTCATTCATCAACAACCGGCACGAAAAGTTTTGGGTGAAATTCCATTTCATCTCACAACAAGGCATTAAGAATTTCACGGATGCCGAAGCCGTGAACATGAAGGGTAAAGACCCTGACCATGCACAACGTGACCTGGTAACTGCGATTGAAAAAGGTGGTTTCCCAAGGTGGACCATGAAGGTGCAAATCATGACGGAACAGGAAGCAAAGAACTACCGGTGGAATCCTTTTGACGTCACCAAGGTTTGGCCGCATAAAGATTATCCGCTTGTGGATGTGGGCGTGCTCGAACTGAATGAGGTACCGGAAAACTATTTCCGCGATGTGGAACAAGTGGCATTCGCTCCGTCGAACGTAGTGGATGGTATCGGCTATTCACCGGATAAAATGCTGCAGGGCAGATTGCTGTCGTATCCCGATGCACAACGGTATCGCCTCGGTGTAAACTTCGAACAGATTCCAGTCAACCGCTGCCCTTATGAAGTCAACAACTATCACCGCGACGGACAGATGCGCATCGATGAAAATGGTGGTAGCACGGCCAACTACTGGCCCAACAGCTTTGATCCTTTGCCGGTTGATCATGATTACAAGCAATTACCCTTGCACCTCGACAGCACGCTGGCTGATTGGTACGACCGTAATGCACCCGGTGAAAACGATCATTATACGCAGCCGGGCATCCTGTTCCGCGCTGTATTGGACAATGAGCAGAAACTGCATACCATCAATAACATTGTGGTCGCCATGAAAGGCATCACCGGCCCGAAGAAAGAGGAAATCACGCATCGTATGCTGCACCACTGGTATATGGTCGATATAAACCTCGGATCTGCCATTGCAAAAGGGTTGGGCATGCACAATGCTCCGCTGGCTTTACCTGCAGAAAAAAAAGCGAACCTGGTTGTTGCTTAA
- a CDS encoding YkgB family protein — MKALIQFLAESQSWFIHFTRLSIFIVMAWIGGLKAFQYEADGIVPFVANSPFMSFLYTHPAPDYQQYKNPEGKTVAKNIAWHKENGTYTFAYGLGAVIVLIGLLTLSGIRYNKMGLAGALLTVGMSMVTLTFLITTPEVFVPNLGGDFPTPQFGFPYLSAAGRLVLKDVIMMGAGLICASDNARRLIRQKR; from the coding sequence GTGAAAGCACTTATCCAATTTCTGGCAGAAAGCCAATCATGGTTTATCCATTTTACGAGACTATCCATTTTTATCGTCATGGCGTGGATTGGCGGACTTAAAGCATTTCAGTATGAAGCGGACGGCATAGTACCGTTTGTTGCCAACAGTCCGTTCATGTCTTTCCTTTACACGCATCCTGCACCGGATTATCAGCAGTATAAAAACCCGGAGGGGAAAACGGTAGCAAAAAACATTGCATGGCATAAGGAAAACGGAACTTATACTTTCGCTTATGGCCTGGGTGCAGTTATTGTGCTGATTGGATTGCTGACGCTGTCAGGTATCCGGTACAATAAAATGGGGCTGGCGGGAGCGCTGCTCACCGTTGGAATGTCTATGGTTACGCTGACTTTTTTGATCACAACACCGGAGGTGTTTGTGCCGAACCTTGGCGGCGACTTTCCCACTCCGCAATTTGGTTTTCCCTATTTATCCGCAGCCGGAAGATTAGTTCTGAAAGATGTAATTATGATGGGTGCAGGGTTGATTTGTGCTTCGGACAATGCCCGGCGCCTCATCAGGCAAAAGCGATGA
- a CDS encoding sulfatase-like hydrolase/transferase, translated as MKYVFFLLFPYLVLSALPVAAQTGRANVIMIIADDLRYDAFNMTGGPSFLHTPSIDRIANEGARFDNFYCVYPLCIPARATLMTGLYPHSHGAVDNCAFIKPSIKTVAEILDGKGYHTGMIGKYHITTKKQDGWDYWFVTGRKIEYEDPTFYFNNTELSMTGHVENIINDSVHQYLSEVDTPFFVTIGHPSPHRPVVPLPQYDGIFENDTMPIPGNFYQFTSWYPSFLYGDSTNIYDKDKELIKDYKNYYAGILAVEDNVTDIFNILQNRNLLNNTMIIFLSDNGANYGEHELKGKGKVYDPSIHLPLFIRYPSWYASNTVVDGNFFCLNIDIMPTILAAAKVSYESYHPQGTSLQKLISGQVTRDAFLFENIKLGNATCDAVEDSDNPSMRGVVTKDYKYVKSQCDHFTEELYDLNADPLETTNLIFKPDYQGVLNDLRDELAALKIQYFDTLKKDKKIRECYLVKCNPDAIHSVIIGDTIPWRMSPNPAAETVKFSGEFGEATTITITNTMGQVMQQFSIPADDALQSMDFDISGYAPGIYFVTIRQQNNMELKTLLKN; from the coding sequence ATGAAGTATGTTTTTTTTCTCCTGTTTCCGTATTTGGTTTTGTCAGCCCTGCCGGTTGCTGCACAAACCGGCCGCGCGAATGTGATCATGATCATTGCCGATGACCTGCGGTATGATGCATTCAACATGACCGGCGGGCCGTCTTTTCTGCATACACCGTCCATCGATAGGATTGCCAATGAAGGAGCGAGGTTTGATAATTTCTACTGTGTTTATCCTTTATGCATTCCGGCGCGCGCCACGCTGATGACGGGTCTTTATCCCCACAGCCATGGTGCCGTGGATAATTGTGCATTCATCAAGCCCAGCATCAAGACCGTGGCGGAGATATTAGACGGGAAAGGATATCATACGGGCATGATCGGTAAATATCATATTACCACCAAGAAGCAGGATGGCTGGGATTACTGGTTTGTCACCGGACGCAAGATTGAGTACGAGGATCCGACTTTTTACTTCAACAATACGGAACTGAGTATGACGGGGCATGTTGAAAATATCATTAATGATTCCGTTCATCAATACCTGAGTGAAGTAGATACGCCGTTTTTTGTCACCATTGGCCATCCGTCGCCGCACCGGCCCGTGGTTCCATTACCACAGTATGATGGAATTTTTGAGAATGATACCATGCCGATTCCTGGCAACTTTTACCAGTTCACTTCCTGGTATCCATCCTTTCTTTATGGCGACAGCACCAATATCTACGACAAAGACAAAGAACTGATCAAGGATTACAAAAACTATTATGCAGGAATATTGGCGGTGGAAGATAATGTGACCGACATCTTCAACATCCTGCAGAACCGGAACCTGCTCAACAATACGATGATTATTTTTCTTTCTGACAATGGCGCCAATTACGGCGAACATGAGCTGAAAGGCAAGGGCAAGGTGTATGATCCATCCATTCACCTGCCGCTATTCATCCGGTATCCGTCGTGGTATGCATCGAATACCGTGGTGGACGGTAATTTCTTTTGCCTGAATATTGACATCATGCCCACCATTTTAGCCGCAGCGAAAGTCAGTTATGAAAGCTATCATCCGCAGGGCACTTCGCTGCAGAAACTTATCTCGGGGCAGGTGACACGCGATGCTTTCCTGTTTGAAAATATCAAGCTGGGAAATGCTACCTGTGATGCGGTGGAGGACAGTGATAACCCATCCATGCGCGGCGTGGTGACCAAAGATTATAAATATGTGAAAAGCCAGTGCGATCATTTCACCGAGGAGTTGTACGACCTCAATGCCGATCCGCTGGAAACCACCAACCTGATATTCAAACCCGATTACCAGGGCGTGCTGAATGACCTCCGCGATGAGCTGGCGGCATTGAAGATTCAATATTTTGATACGCTGAAGAAAGACAAAAAAATACGCGAATGCTATCTCGTGAAGTGCAATCCTGATGCTATCCATTCCGTCATCATCGGCGATACGATACCCTGGCGGATGAGTCCGAATCCGGCGGCGGAAACGGTGAAATTTTCCGGTGAGTTCGGTGAAGCCACTACCATCACCATCACCAACACGATGGGACAGGTGATGCAACAGTTTTCCATACCAGCTGACGATGCGTTGCAATCAATGGACTTTGATATTTCCGGTTATGCGCCGGGCATTTACTTCGTTACGATCAGGCAACAAAACAACATGGAGTTGAAAACACTATTAAAGAACTAA